The following are encoded together in the Acetobacter vaccinii genome:
- a CDS encoding MarR family winged helix-turn-helix transcriptional regulator — MEPQLHTVMASDIRRSFGYRLARLASMWRREIDCDLREFGLTDATWRPIYHLHFSSTPMRQTDLARSLSLEAPSLVRLLDVLEKRGYVRRDADDEDRRSKLVSITAEGRKVAALVTRVADSVAVRLTADVSEQNLQDCRDILDCIENAAQSNRDEPPAPSSADGARPASC; from the coding sequence ATGGAACCTCAACTTCATACGGTCATGGCAAGTGATATCCGGCGCTCCTTTGGGTACCGGCTTGCCAGACTTGCATCCATGTGGCGGCGCGAGATCGACTGTGATCTGCGTGAATTTGGCCTGACCGATGCAACGTGGCGCCCTATTTACCACCTTCATTTTTCCAGCACCCCCATGCGCCAGACCGATCTGGCCCGCTCCCTGTCGCTGGAGGCTCCCTCCCTCGTCCGTCTGCTTGATGTGCTGGAAAAGCGCGGCTACGTCCGCCGCGACGCGGATGATGAGGACAGGCGCTCCAAACTGGTGAGCATTACGGCAGAAGGCCGCAAGGTGGCCGCGCTGGTCACCCGGGTGGCCGATTCTGTGGCCGTGCGCCTGACCGCCGATGTGTCGGAGCAGAACCTGCAGGACTGCCGCGATATTCTCGACTGTATTGAAAATGCAGCCCAGAGCAACCGGGATGAGCCACCAGCACCCTCCAGTGCAGATGGGGCAAGGCCCGCGTCATGCTGA
- a CDS encoding DUF1656 domain-containing protein has product MLTEFNLFGVFMAPIVVYALAALPITMCVRFVLWWSGLLGWFWHIALFEVSLYVCILCLLILYV; this is encoded by the coding sequence ATGCTGACAGAATTCAACCTGTTTGGCGTCTTCATGGCGCCAATTGTTGTCTACGCGCTGGCGGCTTTGCCGATAACCATGTGTGTTCGGTTCGTGCTGTGGTGGAGCGGCCTGCTGGGCTGGTTCTGGCATATCGCGCTGTTCGAAGTTTCGCTTTACGTCTGCATCCTGTGCCTGCTGATCCTCTACGTCTGA
- a CDS encoding biotin/lipoyl-binding protein, protein MPFLRTLIRVVLTLVVVSLAIVLGITLWNVYMISPWTRDGRVRVYVVDMAPEVSGTVVQIPVVDNQYVHKGDPLFVLDPVRFRLAIREAQARLDGALEDLKLKRNDAKRRMGLGGIVSAEEQEVFNSSVATQIAAVDAARAALDVAKLNLQRSILYSPVNGYVTNLNLRVGDFASTGQARMAVIDADSFWVYGYFEETKMWGVHVGDEARVKLMGYKPILMGHVASIARGINDTNGAPDKLGLQDVNPIFTWVRLAQRIPVRIHLDHVPDSITLAAGMTATVSVGPEPRGRRGKLTTWLQDHL, encoded by the coding sequence ATGCCCTTTCTGCGCACCCTGATCCGAGTTGTCCTGACCCTGGTGGTCGTATCCCTGGCCATTGTCCTGGGGATTACCCTGTGGAACGTCTACATGATCTCGCCCTGGACGCGCGATGGTCGTGTGCGCGTCTATGTGGTGGATATGGCGCCCGAAGTTTCTGGCACGGTGGTGCAGATTCCGGTGGTCGATAACCAGTATGTCCACAAGGGCGACCCGCTGTTTGTGCTCGACCCCGTGCGCTTCCGCCTGGCTATCCGCGAGGCGCAGGCCCGTCTGGACGGCGCGCTGGAGGATCTGAAGCTCAAGCGCAACGACGCCAAGCGCCGTATGGGCCTGGGTGGCATTGTGTCGGCGGAAGAGCAGGAAGTCTTTAACTCCAGCGTGGCCACACAGATTGCAGCAGTTGATGCCGCACGTGCAGCTCTGGATGTGGCCAAGCTGAACCTTCAGCGGTCCATTCTGTATTCTCCGGTCAACGGCTATGTCACCAACCTCAATCTGCGTGTGGGCGATTTTGCTTCCACCGGGCAGGCGCGTATGGCCGTGATCGACGCGGACTCCTTCTGGGTTTACGGGTATTTTGAAGAAACCAAGATGTGGGGCGTGCATGTGGGTGATGAGGCCCGGGTGAAGCTGATGGGCTACAAACCCATTTTGATGGGCCATGTGGCCAGCATTGCCCGCGGTATTAACGACACCAACGGTGCCCCCGACAAGCTGGGCCTGCAGGATGTGAACCCCATCTTCACATGGGTGCGTCTGGCACAGCGTATTCCCGTGCGTATCCACCTCGACCATGTGCCCGACAGTATCACGCTGGCGGCAGGCATGACCGCGACTGTAAGTGTCGGTCCGGAGCCGCGTGGCCGCAGGGGCAAGCTGACAACATGGTTGCAGGACCATCTGTGA
- a CDS encoding efflux transporter outer membrane subunit, with protein sequence MKGHSRLGACLAASLMLSACTVGPNYQPDRMKLPASFKEAAEEHPATPEEIERTNKEMTEWWALFKDPILTHLVQDAIKGNYDLQIAGQHILAERAMRDRSASQWYPQMDANMGGGDVRYSINIDNWPIRPGNPSNRPGASMLTYGATASWELDMFGRIRRDVEAHEREVEATIEARRAVLMGLLSELASDYMLLRVTQLQIGIATDNIRVAKDALDLSSRLYREGVGNTLQIAQAQAELDAQIAEREPLRTRVSQLTHAIAVLLGKMPGELEEQLKQPRPLPVVPEFPAAMPSIVIANRPDIRMAERKYAMATAQIGVSVANLYPHFVVPLTFNPNASAMYQVFQVNGMSWQFLLMASMPLMHGGKMTAEIRAAQATAEAARLTYRQTVLTAFKEVEDAMAAWHDDIEYAEQLHKAAEDSATASDRARKLYGAGLVGFLEVLTTERTTLKAQNMEALARLERLKDAVNLYTALGAGWKGVALTNSTLPVSLETQNVLARAFKQ encoded by the coding sequence ATGAAGGGTCATTCTCGCCTGGGGGCATGTCTGGCAGCATCGCTGATGCTGTCGGCCTGCACAGTGGGGCCAAATTACCAGCCAGACCGGATGAAGCTGCCAGCCTCCTTCAAGGAAGCGGCAGAGGAACACCCGGCCACGCCGGAAGAGATCGAACGCACCAATAAGGAAATGACAGAGTGGTGGGCTCTTTTTAAAGACCCCATTCTGACCCATCTGGTGCAGGATGCCATTAAAGGCAACTACGACCTCCAGATTGCAGGCCAGCACATTCTGGCCGAACGCGCCATGCGTGACCGCTCGGCATCGCAGTGGTACCCGCAGATGGATGCCAACATGGGGGGCGGGGATGTCCGCTACTCCATCAATATCGACAACTGGCCTATCCGCCCCGGCAACCCGTCCAACAGGCCCGGTGCCTCCATGCTGACCTATGGTGCGACAGCATCGTGGGAGCTGGATATGTTCGGCCGTATCCGGCGTGATGTGGAAGCCCATGAGCGCGAGGTGGAAGCCACGATCGAGGCCCGTCGCGCTGTTCTGATGGGTCTGCTGTCCGAACTGGCATCGGACTACATGCTGCTGCGCGTGACGCAGTTGCAGATCGGCATTGCGACCGACAACATCCGTGTTGCCAAGGACGCGCTGGACCTGAGCAGCCGCCTGTACCGTGAAGGGGTGGGCAATACCCTCCAGATCGCGCAGGCTCAGGCCGAGCTTGACGCCCAGATTGCCGAGCGTGAGCCCCTGCGCACGCGGGTATCGCAGTTGACGCACGCTATTGCCGTGCTGCTGGGCAAAATGCCGGGGGAACTGGAGGAACAGCTTAAGCAGCCGCGTCCTCTGCCTGTGGTGCCGGAGTTCCCGGCGGCCATGCCCTCCATTGTTATTGCCAACCGCCCTGATATTCGTATGGCCGAACGCAAATATGCGATGGCCACGGCGCAGATCGGGGTTTCGGTTGCTAATCTGTACCCGCATTTTGTGGTGCCGCTGACTTTTAACCCCAACGCTTCGGCCATGTATCAGGTCTTTCAGGTCAATGGCATGAGCTGGCAGTTCCTGCTGATGGCCAGCATGCCGCTGATGCACGGCGGCAAGATGACGGCAGAAATCCGGGCTGCACAGGCGACGGCCGAGGCTGCCCGCCTGACCTACCGCCAGACCGTTCTGACCGCCTTTAAAGAGGTGGAAGACGCCATGGCTGCTTGGCATGATGACATTGAATATGCCGAGCAACTGCATAAGGCGGCAGAAGATAGTGCCACCGCCAGTGACCGTGCACGCAAGCTGTATGGGGCTGGTCTGGTTGGCTTTCTGGAAGTGCTGACAACCGAGCGCACAACACTCAAGGCCCAGAATATGGAAGCCCTGGCCCGTCTGGAACGGCTGAAGGACGCTGTGAACCTGTACACAGCCCTTGGCGCGGGTTGGAAAGGCGTTGCCCTGACCAATTCGACCCTGCCAGTCTCGCTGGAGACGCAGAACGTGCTGGCGCGGGCGTTCAAGCAGTAA
- a CDS encoding phosphorylase family protein, with amino-acid sequence MALAAVQYPLSSPGILVGLKAEARLVRRIFPRAAIAASGATRDGARREADRLAACGANCLMSFGLAAGLDPSLPAGTILIPDKVQGWGNVWACDPTLRHILGGNQAGTISGPLLHSDDVVLDAAHKAELFAASGCKALDMESAFLARAAEEAGLPFAVLRVVCDPADRTLPPVAGCVLSPDGGLKIGALLLSLLRAPGQIGGLINLGRDAAKARTAMLAFFQDQDSRPAFRQLAQ; translated from the coding sequence ATGGCACTTGCGGCAGTACAGTATCCCCTTTCCAGCCCCGGCATTCTTGTCGGGCTGAAGGCCGAGGCCCGTCTGGTGCGGCGGATATTCCCCCGCGCTGCCATTGCTGCAAGTGGCGCCACGCGCGATGGCGCGCGGCGTGAGGCCGACAGGCTGGCTGCCTGTGGTGCCAACTGCCTGATGTCCTTCGGGCTGGCTGCCGGGCTGGACCCGTCCCTGCCCGCAGGGACAATCCTGATCCCTGACAAGGTACAGGGGTGGGGCAATGTCTGGGCGTGCGACCCCACGCTGCGCCACATTCTGGGTGGCAATCAGGCCGGGACCATCAGTGGTCCGCTGCTGCATAGTGATGATGTCGTGCTGGACGCCGCCCATAAGGCAGAGCTGTTTGCGGCCTCTGGCTGCAAGGCGCTGGACATGGAAAGCGCTTTTCTGGCCCGCGCGGCAGAAGAAGCCGGGTTGCCGTTTGCCGTGCTGCGGGTTGTCTGCGACCCGGCAGACCGTACACTGCCGCCCGTGGCAGGGTGTGTGCTCTCCCCCGATGGCGGATTGAAAATCGGGGCACTTCTGCTGTCGCTGTTACGGGCTCCAGGCCAGATTGGTGGCCTGATCAACCTGGGGCGTGATGCGGCAAAAGCCCGCACCGCCATGCTGGCGTTTTTTCAGGATCAGGACAGCAGACCTGCCTTCCGCCAGTTAGCACAATAA
- the shc gene encoding squalene--hopene cyclase, protein MPADGSALSDTPLSRDDLDRAVRNAHATLAGAQQGDGHWVYELEADATIPAEYILLEHFLDRIDDALEQKMAVYLRRIQSDVHGGWPLYHNGDFNISASVKAYFALKAVGDDINAPHMRRAREAILDHGGAERTNVFTRFQLALFGDVPWRATPVMPVELMLLPRSAFFSVWNMSYWSRTVIAPLLVLAALRPVAINPRQIHVRELFVTPPEKVTDWIRGPYRSSWGYVFKGLDVALRPLVPLIPSKTHQKAIKAAIDFIEPRLNGRDGLGAIYPAMANVVMMYRAMGVADTDPRAATAWEAVQNLVVEKDDEAYCQPCVSPIWDTGLSGHAMIEAASGPNGVAPAETLEDMKKACAWLRSKQILDVKGDWAINNPNLAPGGWAFQYGNDYYPDVDDTAVVGMLLHREGDPASAEAIERARQWIIGMQSTDGGWGAFDIDNNKDLLNHIPFADHGALLDPPTADVTARCISFLAQLGNPEDAAVIQKGLDYLRKEQEADGSWFGRWGTNYVYGTWSVLCAFNAAGISHDDAAVVRAVEWLRAMQRPDGGWGEGCESYENGPRGTYGESLPSQTAWAALGLMAAGRRDDPAVSRAMSWLADQQDETGAWHEDPYNAVGFPKVFYLRYHGYKQFFPLMAMARYRNLESSNTRRVGFGF, encoded by the coding sequence ATGCCCGCTGACGGCAGCGCTCTTTCCGACACCCCCCTTTCCCGGGACGACCTGGACCGCGCAGTCAGGAATGCTCACGCGACCCTGGCTGGCGCACAGCAGGGTGACGGGCATTGGGTGTACGAACTGGAAGCCGACGCCACCATTCCGGCGGAATACATCCTGCTTGAACACTTTCTGGACCGGATTGACGACGCGCTGGAACAGAAAATGGCTGTTTACCTGCGCCGCATCCAGAGCGACGTGCACGGTGGCTGGCCGCTGTACCATAACGGGGACTTCAACATCTCCGCCTCGGTCAAAGCCTACTTCGCACTCAAGGCCGTTGGGGACGACATTAACGCCCCCCACATGCGCCGCGCGCGCGAGGCTATTCTGGACCACGGCGGGGCAGAACGCACCAACGTGTTCACCCGCTTCCAGCTTGCACTGTTTGGTGATGTGCCATGGCGGGCAACGCCGGTCATGCCAGTCGAGCTTATGCTGCTGCCGCGCTCGGCCTTCTTCTCCGTCTGGAACATGTCCTACTGGTCGCGCACGGTGATTGCGCCGTTGCTGGTACTGGCCGCCCTGCGCCCGGTTGCCATCAATCCCCGCCAGATTCATGTGCGCGAACTGTTTGTCACCCCGCCCGAAAAGGTAACGGACTGGATCCGTGGGCCTTATCGCTCGTCCTGGGGTTATGTGTTCAAGGGGCTGGATGTCGCGCTGCGCCCGCTGGTGCCGCTTATCCCCTCCAAAACCCACCAGAAGGCCATCAAGGCTGCGATCGACTTTATTGAACCCCGCCTGAACGGGCGTGACGGTCTGGGCGCGATCTACCCGGCCATGGCCAATGTGGTCATGATGTATCGGGCAATGGGTGTGGCCGACACCGACCCCCGCGCCGCCACGGCGTGGGAAGCGGTGCAGAACCTTGTTGTTGAAAAAGACGACGAAGCCTACTGCCAGCCCTGTGTCTCCCCCATATGGGACACCGGGCTGTCCGGCCATGCCATGATCGAGGCCGCATCTGGCCCCAATGGCGTTGCCCCCGCCGAGACACTTGAGGATATGAAGAAAGCCTGCGCCTGGCTGCGCAGCAAGCAGATCCTTGATGTCAAAGGGGACTGGGCCATCAACAACCCCAACCTGGCTCCGGGTGGCTGGGCTTTCCAGTACGGCAACGACTATTACCCCGATGTGGATGACACCGCAGTTGTGGGCATGCTGCTGCACCGTGAGGGCGACCCGGCCAGTGCAGAAGCCATTGAACGCGCCCGCCAGTGGATTATTGGCATGCAGAGCACCGATGGTGGCTGGGGTGCATTTGATATCGACAACAACAAAGACCTGCTCAACCACATCCCCTTTGCAGACCATGGGGCGTTGCTTGACCCCCCCACAGCCGATGTGACAGCGCGCTGCATTTCCTTCCTGGCCCAGCTTGGCAACCCGGAAGATGCCGCTGTGATCCAGAAAGGGCTCGACTACCTGCGTAAGGAGCAGGAAGCCGATGGCTCCTGGTTTGGCCGCTGGGGCACCAACTATGTGTATGGCACATGGTCTGTCCTGTGCGCCTTCAACGCGGCTGGCATTTCGCATGATGATGCCGCAGTGGTGCGGGCCGTGGAATGGCTGCGCGCCATGCAGCGCCCCGATGGTGGCTGGGGCGAAGGCTGTGAATCCTACGAAAACGGGCCGCGCGGCACCTATGGGGAGAGCCTGCCCTCCCAGACCGCATGGGCAGCGCTGGGCCTGATGGCTGCTGGCCGCCGCGACGACCCTGCCGTATCACGCGCCATGTCCTGGCTGGCCGACCAGCAGGATGAAACCGGCGCATGGCACGAAGACCCCTACAACGCGGTTGGCTTCCCCAAGGTGTTCTACCTGCGCTACCACGGCTACAAGCAGTTCTTCCCGCTTATGGCCATGGCGCGCTATCGTAACCTTGAAAGCAGCAACACACGGCGTGTTGGCTTCGGGTTCTGA
- the hpnE gene encoding hydroxysqualene dehydroxylase HpnE — protein sequence MAGILHIIGGGMAGLAAAVDAAGAGMHVVVHEAGRSCGGRARSYEDKHLGCRIDNGNHLLLSSNKTVFRYLTLTGALDTLAGPGAPLFPFVDLAEDARWTLDLSRGRMPWWVFQPHRRVPDMRLAELRSLYSLMNAPDNATVVDCLLPGALSRRLLAPFAISALNTDCESGSAALLGAVVRESLSLGGDACVPWFARDGLSESLVDPALTYLRYMQVEVRTQSRITGLDVAHGRVTSLQTPDGDIALGPDDRIILAVTAPVAHGLLSPHLPALAVPTEFESILNLHFRLDEAPQPLGSFAQCGFIGVIGSVAEWVFLRGSVLSVTVSAANRLANQDPDHLADIIWQDVRRACDTALTQPLPARPAAQRVVWEKRATFAATPAQNRMRPGSATPLVNLALAGDWTATGLPSTLEGAMRSGIRAVEALGLKNPTDP from the coding sequence ATGGCAGGTATTCTGCACATTATCGGTGGTGGCATGGCAGGCCTTGCGGCTGCGGTCGACGCGGCTGGCGCTGGCATGCATGTTGTCGTCCATGAAGCGGGCCGAAGCTGCGGCGGGCGCGCCCGCTCCTATGAGGACAAACACCTGGGCTGCCGTATCGACAACGGCAACCATCTGCTGCTGTCCTCCAACAAAACCGTCTTTCGTTACCTGACCCTGACAGGGGCATTGGACACGCTGGCTGGCCCCGGTGCCCCGCTGTTCCCCTTTGTTGACCTTGCGGAAGATGCACGCTGGACGCTGGACCTGTCACGCGGGCGTATGCCGTGGTGGGTGTTCCAACCCCACCGCCGTGTCCCGGACATGCGCCTGGCGGAACTGCGCAGCCTGTACAGCCTGATGAATGCCCCCGACAACGCAACGGTTGTGGACTGCCTGCTGCCCGGTGCGCTGTCGCGCAGGTTGCTGGCGCCCTTTGCCATTTCGGCCCTGAATACCGACTGCGAAAGCGGCAGTGCCGCGCTTCTGGGCGCGGTCGTTCGCGAGTCCCTGTCGCTCGGGGGGGATGCCTGTGTCCCGTGGTTTGCGCGTGATGGCCTGTCCGAATCTCTGGTGGACCCGGCTCTGACCTACCTGCGCTACATGCAGGTAGAAGTCCGCACCCAAAGCCGCATTACCGGGCTGGACGTGGCGCATGGGCGGGTCACAAGCCTGCAAACCCCTGATGGTGACATTGCCCTAGGCCCCGATGACCGGATTATTCTGGCGGTTACAGCCCCAGTGGCACACGGCCTGCTCAGCCCGCATCTGCCCGCGCTGGCTGTTCCCACCGAGTTTGAGAGCATCCTCAACCTGCACTTCCGGCTGGATGAAGCCCCTCAGCCTTTGGGCTCCTTCGCCCAGTGCGGCTTTATCGGTGTGATCGGCAGTGTTGCGGAATGGGTGTTCCTGCGCGGCTCCGTACTGTCTGTGACTGTCAGTGCCGCCAACCGGCTGGCCAATCAGGACCCGGACCATCTGGCAGACATTATCTGGCAGGATGTCCGCCGTGCCTGCGATACGGCCCTGACCCAGCCCCTGCCCGCACGCCCCGCGGCCCAGCGCGTAGTGTGGGAAAAACGCGCAACCTTTGCCGCCACCCCGGCCCAAAACCGTATGCGCCCAGGCTCTGCCACACCGCTGGTCAACCTTGCCCTGGCAGGAGACTGGACCGCAACGGGCCTGCCCTCTACCCTTGAAGGGGCCATGCGTTCAGGCATTAGGGCTGTGGAAGCCCTGGGCCTGAAAAACCCCACCGATCCCTGA
- the hpnD gene encoding presqualene diphosphate synthase HpnD: protein MTAQHIQTHDEPTPLGCDPADLAWVENTVRQAGTSFASGMRILPPMRRYGMYAIYAFCRVVDDIADGHDPLEERTRALQDWHARIAALYEGPQVAPKEPLERVLLAAIHFFALRQEDFAAVIDGMLMDTQTAIVAPDEKTLDTYCDRVASAVGRLSVRIFGECSDLGDKVAYHLGRALQLTNILRDIPEDATRGRLYLPSDLLDRFAVPHDPVRALTAPGLEGVCRILATRAQDHFRTAFTLMKSCRPKAMMPARIMGASYESILYAMLKRGWAPAVLRQRVRTKLPAKAARFVHSYLP from the coding sequence GTGACAGCCCAACACATCCAGACGCATGACGAGCCGACACCCCTCGGCTGCGATCCTGCCGATCTTGCATGGGTGGAAAACACCGTCCGCCAGGCCGGGACCTCCTTTGCCTCCGGCATGCGTATTCTGCCGCCCATGCGCCGCTACGGCATGTATGCCATTTATGCCTTCTGCCGCGTGGTGGACGACATTGCCGACGGCCACGACCCGCTGGAAGAACGCACACGCGCCCTGCAGGACTGGCACGCCCGGATTGCCGCTCTGTATGAAGGCCCGCAGGTTGCCCCGAAGGAACCGCTGGAACGCGTGCTGCTGGCTGCCATCCACTTTTTCGCACTCCGGCAGGAAGACTTTGCCGCCGTCATCGACGGCATGCTGATGGACACCCAGACAGCCATTGTCGCGCCTGATGAAAAGACGCTCGACACCTATTGTGACCGCGTGGCCTCGGCCGTCGGCCGCCTGTCCGTGCGTATTTTTGGAGAATGTTCGGACCTGGGCGACAAGGTTGCCTACCATCTGGGCCGGGCATTACAATTGACCAACATCCTGCGTGATATCCCAGAGGACGCAACACGCGGGCGGCTCTACCTGCCATCCGACCTGCTGGACCGCTTTGCCGTGCCCCATGACCCCGTGCGGGCACTGACGGCTCCGGGTCTGGAGGGTGTGTGCCGCATTCTGGCAACGCGCGCGCAGGACCATTTCCGCACGGCCTTTACGCTTATGAAGTCCTGCCGCCCCAAGGCCATGATGCCCGCGCGCATTATGGGGGCCAGTTACGAATCCATCCTCTACGCCATGCTCAAACGTGGCTGGGCACCCGCAGTCCTGCGGCAGAGGGTCCGGACCAAGCTGCCTGCCAAGGCTGCACGCTTCGTTCACTCCTACCTTCCCTAA
- the hpnC gene encoding squalene synthase HpnC, whose product MTDDTGVWGTADVSSGKGASDENFPVGSLLLSKALRPHVHAYYAYARVIDDIADSETLTPDEKVARLDAMEQVLHGTRQPIERADAQSAARLRTSLLQTGVPFETATDLLIAFRDDSRGHQYQSWDDLLQYCRYSANPVGRYLIGLHRETDNAFAASDALCTSLQILNHMQDCAGDLERLKRCYIPSDMMRQAGTGQDDLRASRTSPAMRRVFNTMLDRVDGLNQQANALVPHIRDRRFRMECAAIVSLAHRLTLRLRREDPLAGRVALRRTDAMHAAIAALRAWC is encoded by the coding sequence ATGACTGACGATACAGGCGTATGGGGGACAGCCGATGTCTCCTCCGGCAAGGGCGCATCCGACGAGAACTTTCCCGTAGGCTCCCTGCTGCTCAGCAAGGCGTTGCGCCCGCATGTTCACGCCTATTACGCATACGCCCGTGTCATTGATGACATCGCCGACAGCGAAACCCTGACACCGGATGAAAAGGTCGCCCGGCTGGACGCCATGGAGCAGGTGCTGCATGGCACACGCCAGCCCATTGAGCGTGCGGATGCCCAGAGTGCGGCCCGGCTGCGTACCTCGCTGTTGCAGACAGGTGTGCCGTTTGAAACCGCCACCGATCTGCTGATTGCCTTCCGTGACGATTCCCGCGGCCACCAGTACCAAAGCTGGGACGACCTGCTGCAGTACTGCCGGTATTCCGCCAACCCGGTCGGGCGCTACCTGATCGGTCTGCACCGCGAAACCGACAACGCCTTTGCCGCGTCGGACGCGCTCTGCACATCCTTGCAGATTCTCAACCACATGCAGGACTGCGCAGGGGACCTTGAGCGCCTCAAGCGCTGCTATATTCCCTCGGACATGATGCGCCAGGCAGGCACGGGTCAGGACGACCTGCGGGCAAGCCGCACCTCCCCCGCCATGCGCCGTGTCTTCAACACCATGCTTGACCGTGTGGATGGGCTTAACCAGCAGGCCAACGCCCTTGTGCCGCATATTCGCGACCGCCGCTTCCGTATGGAATGTGCTGCCATTGTCAGCCTGGCACACAGGCTGACCCTGCGCCTGCGCCGGGAAGACCCGCTGGCTGGCCGCGTTGCCCTGCGCCGGACAGACGCCATGCATGCAGCCATTGCTGCCCTGCGGGCATGGTGTTGA